Proteins co-encoded in one Fusobacterium varium genomic window:
- a CDS encoding NAD(P)H-dependent oxidoreductase subunit E, whose translation MICRDSNELKKLKEYISTFEDKKSALIIVLHKAQEIFGYIPAEIQEVIAEELDIPVAKVYGVVSFYNFFSMEPKGKYQISVCTGTACYVRGAGKVLEALEKELGISVGGVTKDGLFSLDSLRCVGACGLAPVVLVGKEVHGKVKASDVPKILAIYREREISEEK comes from the coding sequence ATGATATGTAGAGATAGTAATGAATTGAAAAAATTAAAAGAATATATTTCTACTTTTGAAGATAAGAAAAGTGCTCTTATTATAGTTCTTCATAAAGCACAAGAAATATTTGGATATATTCCAGCAGAGATTCAAGAAGTAATTGCTGAGGAATTAGATATTCCAGTGGCTAAAGTTTATGGAGTAGTAAGTTTTTATAATTTCTTTTCAATGGAACCTAAAGGAAAATATCAAATATCAGTGTGTACAGGAACAGCTTGTTATGTGAGAGGAGCAGGGAAAGTCTTAGAAGCATTGGAAAAAGAGCTTGGAATAAGTGTAGGAGGAGTTACTAAAGATGGTTTATTTTCTTTAGATAGCTTAAGATGTGTAGGAGCTTGTGGACTAGCTCCAGTAGTATTAGTAGGAAAAGAAGTTCATGGGAAAGTAAAAGCAAGTGATGTACCTAAAATATTAGCAATTTATAGAGAAAGAGAAATTTCAGAAGAAAAATAG